Proteins co-encoded in one Streptomyces sp. NBC_01571 genomic window:
- a CDS encoding GPW/gp25 family protein, with product MAEQFVGSGWAFPMRIGPTGGIALVSGEREIEEAIRLVLATAPGERPMRPEFGCAIHDLVFSPVNEATAGRIQHEVYTTLDRWEPRIEVNDVEVTAGADQGVLFIDVRYSIRGTNNPRSLVFPFYVIPSHEDPDATGSGNSLESDR from the coding sequence ATGGCCGAGCAGTTCGTCGGATCCGGCTGGGCGTTCCCCATGCGCATCGGTCCCACCGGAGGCATCGCGCTGGTCAGCGGGGAGCGGGAGATCGAGGAGGCCATCCGGCTTGTGCTGGCCACGGCGCCGGGTGAGCGGCCGATGCGGCCCGAGTTCGGCTGCGCCATCCACGACCTGGTGTTCTCCCCGGTCAACGAGGCGACGGCGGGGCGCATCCAGCACGAGGTGTACACCACCCTGGACCGCTGGGAGCCGCGGATCGAGGTCAACGACGTCGAGGTGACGGCCGGAGCGGACCAGGGCGTGCTCTTCATCGACGTGCGCTATTCGATCCGTGGCACCAACAACCCCCGCAGTCTGGTCTTTCCGTTCTACGTCATTCCCTCCCACGAGGATCCCGACGCCACGGGCTCGGGCAACTCCCTTGAAAGCGACCGCTGA
- a CDS encoding chaplin — translation MGSPGLLSGNVIQIPVDLGLNLCGDSVDVVGLLNPASGNTCANS, via the coding sequence GTGGGCAGCCCCGGTCTCCTGTCCGGCAACGTCATTCAGATCCCCGTCGACCTCGGCCTCAACCTGTGTGGCGACTCGGTCGACGTGGTGGGCCTGCTGAACCCGGCGAGCGGGAACACCTGCGCGAACAGCTGA
- a CDS encoding DUF6760 family protein, translated as MTYATDRIHEEIAYIAYHFHWSLETILDLEHRDRRRYTEQIAALVHRGAGER; from the coding sequence GTGACGTACGCGACCGACCGCATCCACGAGGAGATCGCGTACATCGCCTACCACTTCCACTGGAGCCTGGAGACCATCCTGGACCTCGAACACCGCGACCGGCGCCGCTACACGGAACAGATCGCGGCACTCGTCCATCGCGGCGCCGGGGAGAGGTGA
- a CDS encoding putative baseplate assembly protein encodes MALPSPNLDDRRFQQFVDDAKRYIQQRAPEWTDHNVSDPGVTLVETVAHMADQIVYRLNRVPEKNHLAFLDLVGITLFPPSAARTDVTFWLSAPQEEPIVLPVGTEAATLRTESEEAVVFATERELTVVPTALRHLVVQHSGLPVTDRTADLAEGKDVLCFAEAPGPGDCMLFGLTTAVPHCAVALELDSRVDGVGVDPRQPPLAWEAWTEDGWTACEVDRDGTGGLNRPGDVVLHVPGGHTLSRTGGQEAGWLRCRVTEPLPGQPFYTTSPTVQAAEAFTLGGTTSAIHAETVRDEALGESTGLPGQRMRLVHFPVVGDTPPVLLQTAERDGWTDWDVVPHFAASGPDDRHIALDAATGEISFGPAVREPDGTLRQYGSVAPKGAVIRARRYRTGGGRAGNVARGAVQVLRSSVPYVAEVVNREAARGGVDGETVAEAKTRAPITLRAQERAVTLRDYEELARRAAPETARITCLEGDEGEHGAYAVRVLVVPQAVPDPGGRLRFEQLVPGDALLQRITRYLDERRLIGTRLAVGPPFYQGVTVVATVHAFRGVDTDRVRRQAHDALYRHLDPLTGGANGTGWPFGRPVQSGEVFAVLQRVPGVELVDAVQLHPADPLTGKRGDPTDRIDLEAPSLVFSFDHRVRVIGDGS; translated from the coding sequence ATGGCACTGCCTTCCCCGAATCTCGACGACCGCCGCTTCCAGCAGTTCGTCGACGACGCCAAGCGCTACATCCAGCAGCGCGCCCCCGAATGGACCGACCACAACGTGTCGGACCCCGGCGTCACCCTCGTGGAGACGGTCGCCCACATGGCCGACCAGATCGTCTACCGGCTCAACCGGGTCCCGGAGAAGAACCATCTGGCCTTCCTGGATCTCGTGGGCATCACGCTCTTCCCGCCCTCGGCCGCCCGCACCGACGTCACCTTCTGGCTGTCCGCGCCGCAGGAGGAGCCGATCGTGCTGCCCGTCGGCACCGAGGCCGCGACGCTGCGCACGGAGAGCGAGGAGGCCGTCGTCTTCGCGACCGAGCGTGAACTCACCGTCGTACCCACCGCGTTGCGTCATCTCGTGGTGCAGCACAGCGGGCTTCCGGTCACCGACCGGACGGCCGACCTCGCCGAGGGCAAGGACGTGCTGTGCTTCGCGGAGGCGCCCGGTCCCGGTGACTGCATGCTCTTCGGCCTCACCACGGCCGTACCGCACTGCGCGGTGGCCCTGGAGCTCGACAGCCGGGTCGACGGTGTCGGTGTCGACCCGCGCCAGCCGCCCCTGGCCTGGGAGGCGTGGACCGAGGACGGCTGGACCGCCTGCGAGGTCGACCGCGACGGCACCGGCGGTCTGAACCGGCCCGGTGACGTCGTCCTGCACGTCCCCGGCGGCCACACGCTCTCCCGCACCGGCGGCCAGGAGGCGGGCTGGCTGCGCTGCCGGGTCACCGAGCCCCTGCCCGGCCAGCCCTTCTACACCACCTCGCCGACCGTCCAGGCCGCGGAGGCGTTCACACTCGGCGGCACCACGTCGGCGATCCACGCCGAGACGGTCCGGGACGAGGCGCTCGGCGAGTCCACCGGGCTGCCCGGACAGCGGATGCGGCTCGTCCACTTCCCCGTCGTCGGAGACACCCCGCCGGTCCTGCTGCAGACGGCCGAGCGCGACGGCTGGACCGACTGGGACGTCGTCCCGCACTTCGCCGCGTCCGGCCCCGACGACCGGCACATCGCCCTGGACGCGGCCACCGGCGAGATCTCCTTCGGGCCCGCCGTCCGCGAGCCCGACGGCACGCTCCGCCAGTACGGGTCGGTGGCGCCCAAGGGCGCCGTGATCCGCGCCCGCCGCTACCGGACCGGCGGCGGCCGGGCCGGCAACGTGGCCCGCGGCGCGGTCCAGGTGCTGCGCAGCTCGGTGCCGTACGTCGCGGAGGTCGTCAACCGGGAGGCGGCGCGCGGGGGCGTCGACGGCGAGACCGTCGCCGAGGCGAAGACCCGGGCGCCGATCACCCTGCGGGCCCAGGAGCGGGCGGTGACCCTGCGCGACTACGAGGAACTCGCCCGGCGCGCCGCGCCCGAGACCGCCCGTATCACCTGTCTGGAGGGCGACGAGGGCGAGCACGGCGCCTACGCGGTCCGCGTCCTGGTCGTCCCGCAGGCGGTGCCGGACCCCGGCGGACGGCTGCGCTTCGAGCAACTCGTGCCCGGGGACGCCCTGTTGCAGCGCATCACCCGCTATCTCGACGAGCGGCGGCTGATCGGCACCCGGCTCGCGGTCGGCCCGCCCTTCTACCAGGGCGTCACCGTGGTGGCCACCGTGCACGCCTTCCGCGGGGTCGACACCGATCGGGTCCGCCGCCAGGCGCACGACGCGCTCTACCGCCACCTCGATCCGCTCACCGGCGGTGCGAACGGCACCGGCTGGCCCTTCGGCCGCCCCGTGCAGTCGGGCGAGGTCTTCGCGGTGCTGCAGCGGGTCCCCGGCGTCGAACTCGTCGACGCCGTGCAACTCCACCCCGCCGACCCGCTGACGGGCAAGCGCGGCGACCCGACCGACCGGATCGATCTCGAAGCCCCTTCCCTGGTCTTCTCGTTCGACCACCGGGTACGCGTCATCGGCGACGGTTCATGA
- a CDS encoding LysM peptidoglycan-binding domain-containing protein, whose protein sequence is MAGKAGKGSKGGAGKSLVRATLAIHEPPIGHSTTPGALIKTFNFDFNPSTLSLSRRARWKTTPTAAVRDGSLPEFMGPEPRELTVEIFLDSSDDPTSNTVLKKVESLFSCCEVTTKSIAAKQPSTPWVVFQWGSFSTARFTAYVGSVEASYSLFGTTGVPIRATCQVHLHEIPSKTKGQNPTSGALTAQRVHRVVAGDSLQSLAWREYGNAAAWRAIAEVNGIDDPSRLSNGTELVLPAAEEVGL, encoded by the coding sequence ATGGCAGGCAAGGCAGGAAAGGGCAGCAAGGGCGGTGCGGGCAAGAGCCTCGTCCGTGCCACGCTGGCCATCCACGAGCCGCCCATCGGCCACAGCACGACACCGGGCGCGTTGATCAAGACGTTCAACTTCGACTTCAACCCCTCCACGCTCTCCCTGAGTCGCCGGGCCCGGTGGAAGACCACTCCGACCGCGGCCGTGCGCGACGGCTCCCTCCCGGAGTTCATGGGTCCCGAGCCGCGTGAACTGACCGTCGAGATCTTCCTCGACTCCTCCGACGACCCGACCAGCAACACGGTGCTCAAGAAGGTCGAGTCGCTGTTCTCCTGCTGCGAGGTGACGACGAAGAGCATCGCCGCCAAGCAGCCGTCAACGCCCTGGGTGGTCTTCCAGTGGGGGTCGTTCTCGACCGCGCGCTTCACCGCGTACGTCGGCTCCGTGGAGGCCAGTTACTCGCTCTTCGGCACGACGGGCGTGCCGATCCGTGCCACCTGCCAGGTGCACCTGCACGAGATCCCCAGCAAGACCAAGGGCCAGAACCCGACGTCGGGCGCCCTCACGGCACAGCGCGTGCACCGGGTCGTGGCCGGCGACTCCCTGCAGTCGCTGGCCTGGCGGGAGTACGGTAACGCGGCCGCCTGGCGTGCGATCGCCGAGGTCAACGGCATCGACGACCCGTCCCGGCTGTCGAACGGCACGGAGCTCGTGCTTCCGGCCGCCGAGGAGGTGGGTCTCTGA
- a CDS encoding zinc ribbon domain-containing protein: MTTQTPGTEPGRAPACAECGTRAVPGQSFCDACGAVLDWAGNPAAPAAARATGSRAGAEARHPGAVATDEAPPAGGPRGGLPKASDASGAPGTAAGGAGTAQDEPGWVAFPVPGAGTGTALTAHDTDAGTGGRQAGTGGPDPVDADKADAGNGNSNSNGENVHRSDGASDGTVGARAVATPVHGGPGGADDDVPRAHPALPEASPTAAVAEHDDAADTEPLPSAAPAVSRDSAAERARSLLVPVADPEERPAAPSVAPVLPGLPVANRPQVRAPGGEHGAEGGVPCPWCATPNRPDRHFCGRCALPMAGERPAPGRLPWWRRLLNSRNGQTPWAGDRPRLRRGFGRVMNWVVGAVVLTLVVVAAMNTGTAVQAVKDHFAKRAPIGPDSYKASRSFPGHGAGLAFDKLNNTWWGPGVSQSGDGEWLEARFAQPTRLLDLVITPGVSTRADQLSQSALPHRIEARVTTANGRTSTRFLTLDQGAGGQSRKFRAGDVTAVRFIIRSAYGAAASKQVSIAEIEFFGPSSSNGS, encoded by the coding sequence ATGACCACCCAGACCCCAGGCACCGAACCCGGGCGTGCCCCCGCCTGTGCCGAATGCGGCACTCGGGCGGTGCCAGGTCAGTCCTTCTGCGACGCCTGCGGCGCGGTGCTCGACTGGGCCGGGAATCCGGCCGCGCCGGCCGCCGCCCGGGCGACCGGTTCCCGGGCGGGGGCGGAGGCCCGGCACCCCGGCGCCGTGGCCACCGACGAGGCACCACCGGCCGGGGGCCCCCGGGGCGGACTGCCCAAGGCCTCCGACGCGTCCGGAGCCCCCGGGACGGCGGCAGGCGGCGCCGGGACCGCCCAGGACGAGCCGGGGTGGGTCGCGTTCCCCGTACCGGGCGCCGGTACGGGTACGGCGCTTACGGCCCATGACACGGACGCCGGAACCGGCGGACGGCAGGCGGGCACGGGCGGCCCGGACCCCGTGGACGCGGACAAGGCCGACGCCGGCAACGGCAACAGCAACAGCAACGGCGAGAACGTGCACCGCAGCGACGGGGCCTCGGACGGGACGGTCGGGGCGCGGGCCGTGGCGACCCCGGTCCACGGCGGCCCGGGTGGGGCGGACGACGACGTCCCGCGCGCCCACCCCGCACTTCCGGAGGCCTCCCCGACGGCGGCCGTGGCGGAGCACGACGACGCCGCGGACACCGAGCCGCTGCCGTCCGCCGCCCCCGCGGTCTCCCGGGACTCGGCGGCCGAGCGCGCCAGGTCGCTGCTGGTGCCGGTGGCGGACCCGGAGGAACGTCCCGCGGCGCCTTCGGTGGCACCCGTGCTGCCGGGCCTCCCCGTCGCGAACCGCCCGCAGGTCCGCGCCCCGGGTGGCGAGCACGGAGCGGAAGGGGGTGTGCCCTGTCCCTGGTGTGCCACTCCCAACCGTCCGGACCGGCACTTCTGCGGCCGGTGTGCCCTGCCCATGGCCGGCGAACGGCCGGCCCCGGGGCGGCTGCCCTGGTGGCGGCGGCTGCTCAACTCCCGTAACGGGCAGACGCCGTGGGCCGGCGACCGGCCCCGTCTGCGGCGCGGCTTCGGACGCGTCATGAACTGGGTGGTCGGCGCGGTCGTGCTCACTCTGGTGGTGGTCGCCGCGATGAACACAGGTACGGCGGTGCAGGCCGTGAAGGACCACTTCGCCAAGCGGGCCCCGATCGGGCCCGACAGCTACAAGGCGTCCCGTTCCTTCCCCGGTCACGGCGCCGGTCTCGCCTTCGACAAACTCAACAACACCTGGTGGGGACCGGGCGTCTCGCAGTCCGGGGACGGCGAGTGGCTGGAGGCCCGCTTCGCGCAGCCGACCAGGCTCCTGGACCTGGTCATCACCCCGGGCGTCTCCACCCGCGCGGACCAGCTCTCCCAGTCGGCGCTGCCGCACCGCATCGAAGCGCGCGTCACCACCGCGAACGGCAGGACCAGCACCCGCTTCCTCACCCTCGACCAGGGCGCGGGCGGCCAGAGCCGCAAGTTCCGCGCGGGTGATGTCACCGCGGTCCGCTTCATCATCCGCTCGGCGTACGGCGCCGCCGCCTCCAAGCAGGTCTCCATAGCGGAGATCGAGTTCTTCGGCCCGTCGAGCTCCAACGGCTCCTAG
- a CDS encoding phage tail protein, whose product MPTDLDPGSTIFFTLTIDGESLGYFNGCEGLSSQVEIEQRQEGGNNGFVWQLPSRVTFSNIRLTRPLTPDTSKVAAWISSVTTGVERPTAQIAALRADGSEVARWGLIDVLPVSWQGPSLDPASPGVATEVLEITHHGFTD is encoded by the coding sequence ATGCCCACCGATCTCGACCCGGGATCCACCATCTTCTTCACCCTGACGATCGACGGCGAGAGCCTCGGCTACTTCAACGGGTGTGAGGGACTCTCGTCGCAGGTGGAGATCGAGCAGCGCCAGGAGGGCGGCAACAACGGGTTCGTGTGGCAGCTTCCGTCCCGCGTGACCTTCTCCAACATCCGCCTGACCCGGCCGCTCACCCCCGACACCTCCAAGGTCGCCGCCTGGATCTCGTCGGTGACGACGGGCGTCGAACGACCCACGGCGCAGATCGCGGCGCTGCGCGCGGACGGTTCGGAGGTGGCGCGCTGGGGGCTGATCGACGTGCTGCCGGTGAGCTGGCAGGGGCCGTCCCTGGATCCGGCCAGTCCGGGCGTGGCCACGGAGGTCCTGGAGATCACCCACCACGGTTTCACGGACTAG
- a CDS encoding phage tail protein, with protein MRGSIDGLESSAPIGAMLPAVFADDDLALRFVAGLDEVVAPILLALDCLHSYFDPALAPADFARWLGTWVGAEIDGSEPDARLRAAVAAAAYLHRVRGTRRGLAEAVRLAFGAEPEITESGAAAWDPRPLGPVPGDRRPRLHVTLRLPDPTPADEYRLESLVAAARPAHMPYTVQVTAAERIPER; from the coding sequence ATGAGGGGCTCCATCGACGGCCTGGAGTCCTCGGCGCCGATCGGCGCGATGCTCCCCGCGGTCTTCGCCGACGACGACCTCGCGCTGCGTTTCGTCGCGGGCCTCGACGAGGTCGTGGCACCGATCCTGCTCGCCCTCGACTGTCTGCACAGCTACTTCGACCCTGCGCTCGCGCCGGCCGACTTCGCCCGCTGGCTCGGCACCTGGGTCGGCGCCGAGATCGACGGCTCGGAGCCGGACGCCCGGCTGCGCGCGGCCGTCGCCGCCGCCGCGTATCTGCACCGGGTACGCGGCACCCGTCGCGGTCTGGCCGAAGCGGTGCGGCTCGCCTTCGGCGCCGAGCCGGAGATCACCGAGAGCGGCGCCGCCGCCTGGGATCCCCGCCCGCTCGGCCCGGTCCCCGGCGACCGCCGCCCCCGGCTGCACGTCACTCTGCGGCTGCCCGATCCGACACCGGCGGACGAGTACCGGCTGGAGAGCCTCGTGGCGGCCGCCCGCCCCGCCCACATGCCCTACACGGTCCAGGTGACCGCCGCCGAAAGGATCCCCGAGAGATGA
- a CDS encoding VgrG-related protein — MVQASYSSVVHVTVGGSPLPDKIASDLVGCWVDLGAGVPGAFRLTFRDPDRLVLGDLNVQCGTEVVLAPVADGQGASSPLLTGEVTGMETDYDGTGTFTVVRGYDLGHRLMRQRRVAAYRNQTASDIVRKLVAMNGIPVGAKVRSTRTVYEFISQANVTDWDFLARLADENEMVMSLDSQGRFQFVRPDPASGAPSTSTPGEKSPFVLQGGVDVLRCRAAVTSADQVAKTEARGWDVGTKKKLTATAPATANAGFAIGITPKDTAKKFKPAKLVETDTPYDRQPEVKFAAEALADDVTSSFAELEVVVWGNPKLRPGVPIALTDVGKPFEGQYTVTSVRHEFGNDEPYRTWVTVSGRQWRSLYGLTSGGGTATTPKLPSVANALVTNVQDPLKQGRVKLQFPWLDDLYESDWTRTVQLGGKGGGGVFPYDVGDEVLVAFDRGALDHPFVVGGLYNGRDRPTVVSDVPLHDGLKKQAIRHTLSDRKGNRVDLLSQQTGARKQGVRIASGNDKLTINLDRTKTEITVDSKGSVTIKGSRSVSVEAGTDLTLSARRSLTIKSGGLLNIEGRGLVNLKSLGGAVTVDAMGALNLKAVGAAMLSAGGTVQVNSVAAVGVRAVTIPLQGLVMVNNKPYPLP, encoded by the coding sequence ATGGTGCAGGCCTCGTACTCCAGCGTCGTCCACGTCACGGTGGGCGGCAGCCCGCTCCCGGACAAGATCGCCTCCGACCTGGTCGGCTGCTGGGTCGACCTCGGGGCCGGGGTGCCCGGCGCGTTCCGGCTCACCTTCCGCGACCCGGACCGGCTGGTGCTCGGCGACCTCAACGTCCAGTGCGGCACCGAGGTGGTCCTCGCGCCGGTGGCCGACGGCCAGGGGGCCTCCTCCCCGCTGCTGACCGGCGAGGTCACCGGTATGGAGACCGACTACGACGGCACCGGGACCTTCACCGTCGTGCGCGGTTACGACCTGGGCCACCGTCTGATGCGTCAGCGCAGGGTGGCCGCCTACCGCAATCAGACGGCCTCCGACATCGTGCGCAAGCTGGTCGCCATGAACGGCATCCCGGTCGGCGCCAAGGTCAGGTCGACCCGGACGGTGTACGAGTTCATCAGCCAGGCCAACGTCACCGACTGGGACTTCCTGGCCCGGCTCGCCGACGAGAACGAGATGGTGATGTCGCTGGACTCCCAGGGGAGGTTCCAGTTCGTCAGGCCCGACCCGGCGTCCGGAGCGCCCTCGACGAGCACGCCCGGCGAGAAGAGTCCCTTCGTGCTCCAGGGCGGCGTCGACGTGCTGCGCTGCCGGGCCGCGGTGACCTCCGCCGACCAGGTCGCCAAGACCGAGGCCCGCGGCTGGGACGTCGGGACCAAGAAGAAGCTGACCGCGACGGCGCCCGCCACGGCCAACGCCGGGTTCGCCATCGGCATCACGCCCAAGGACACCGCGAAGAAGTTCAAGCCCGCCAAACTCGTCGAGACCGACACGCCCTACGACCGCCAGCCCGAGGTCAAGTTCGCCGCCGAGGCCCTGGCCGACGACGTGACCTCGTCCTTCGCCGAGCTGGAGGTCGTGGTCTGGGGCAACCCCAAACTGCGCCCCGGCGTCCCGATCGCGCTCACCGACGTGGGCAAGCCCTTCGAGGGCCAGTACACGGTCACCTCCGTGCGGCACGAGTTCGGCAACGACGAGCCCTACCGGACCTGGGTGACCGTCAGCGGCCGGCAGTGGCGCTCCCTGTACGGCCTGACCTCGGGAGGCGGCACGGCCACCACGCCGAAGCTGCCGAGCGTGGCCAACGCCCTGGTGACGAACGTCCAGGATCCGCTCAAGCAGGGCCGGGTCAAGCTGCAGTTCCCCTGGCTCGACGACCTGTACGAGAGCGACTGGACGCGCACCGTGCAGCTGGGCGGGAAGGGCGGCGGCGGGGTGTTCCCGTACGACGTCGGTGACGAGGTGCTGGTGGCCTTCGACCGCGGTGCCCTGGATCACCCGTTCGTCGTCGGCGGCCTCTACAACGGCAGGGACAGGCCGACCGTCGTCAGTGACGTTCCGCTGCACGACGGGCTCAAGAAGCAGGCGATCCGCCACACCCTGTCCGACCGGAAGGGCAATCGCGTCGACCTGCTCAGCCAGCAGACCGGTGCCCGTAAGCAGGGCGTGCGCATCGCCTCCGGCAACGACAAGCTGACCATCAACCTCGACCGCACGAAGACCGAGATCACGGTGGACAGCAAGGGGTCCGTCACCATCAAGGGCAGCAGGTCTGTGTCGGTGGAGGCGGGAACCGACCTCACCCTCAGCGCGCGCCGGAGTCTGACGATCAAGAGCGGCGGGCTCCTCAACATCGAGGGCCGCGGACTGGTCAACCTGAAGTCCCTGGGCGGGGCGGTGACGGTCGACGCGATGGGGGCGCTCAACCTCAAGGCGGTCGGCGCCGCGATGCTCAGCGCGGGCGGCACGGTCCAGGTCAACTCCGTCGCCGCCGTCGGTGTCCGGGCCGTCACCATCCCGCTGCAGGGCCTGGTGATGGTCAACAACAAGCCCTATCCACTGCCGTGA
- a CDS encoding SDR family NAD(P)-dependent oxidoreductase codes for MADFSSRSGTAFVAGGTGGIGAAVVRTLAERGSDVAFTYRTSRAGADALAAEVREHGRQVLALRLDLTDEVATAAAVSEAADTFGGLHTVVYAAGPHVPMVHLSQVTPRQFRAQLDADAAAFFHLVHPALPRLRESRGSIVAVTTVATHRFPVRDGLSSGPKGAVEAVARALAAEEGRYGVRVNCVAPGMLTDGIAARLITSGELDETALRITRSNIPLRRFGEAADIAEAVAFLASDRAGFITGQALGVDGGYSV; via the coding sequence ATGGCGGACTTCTCCAGCAGGTCGGGTACCGCGTTCGTCGCGGGCGGCACCGGTGGTATCGGCGCGGCCGTCGTCCGTACGCTGGCCGAGCGCGGCAGTGACGTGGCGTTCACGTACCGCACCAGCCGGGCCGGGGCCGACGCGCTCGCCGCCGAGGTGCGCGAGCACGGGCGTCAAGTCCTCGCGCTGCGCCTCGATCTGACCGACGAGGTGGCCACGGCGGCAGCGGTCTCCGAGGCCGCCGACACCTTCGGCGGCCTCCACACGGTGGTGTACGCGGCCGGACCGCACGTACCGATGGTGCACCTCAGCCAGGTGACGCCGCGTCAGTTCCGGGCCCAGCTCGACGCGGACGCGGCGGCCTTCTTCCATCTCGTCCATCCCGCGCTGCCGAGACTTCGGGAGAGCCGGGGCAGCATCGTCGCCGTCACCACCGTGGCCACCCACAGGTTCCCGGTCCGCGACGGGCTCTCCTCGGGCCCGAAGGGGGCGGTCGAGGCGGTCGCGCGGGCTCTGGCGGCCGAGGAGGGCAGGTACGGGGTCCGGGTGAACTGCGTCGCCCCGGGCATGCTGACCGACGGCATCGCCGCCCGGCTGATCACCTCCGGCGAACTCGACGAGACGGCCCTGCGGATCACCCGCAGCAATATCCCGCTGCGCCGCTTCGGCGAGGCGGCGGACATCGCCGAGGCGGTGGCGTTCCTGGCCTCGGACCGCGCCGGTTTCATCACGGGGCAGGCGCTGGGGGTGGACGGCGGCTACAGCGTGTAG
- a CDS encoding DUF4360 domain-containing protein, protein MAGGLLLGGAIAALFATALPGPDPSSGIVDPPPDKIVIKVATVNGSGCPQGTAAVAVSPDNTAFTVTYSEYLAQVGGTSGPTAFRKNCQLNLIVHVPQGFTYAIASADYRGFASLQPGASSTEKASYYFQGSSSTAAITHPFGGPYDDNWQATDVTDWAQLVWAPCGVQRNFNINTELRVNAGTSAPGSTSFMTMDSTDGDISTIYHLAWKECPGS, encoded by the coding sequence ATGGCTGGTGGGCTGCTTCTGGGTGGCGCGATAGCCGCCCTGTTCGCCACCGCACTACCCGGACCGGACCCGTCCTCCGGGATCGTCGACCCTCCTCCGGACAAGATCGTCATCAAGGTCGCCACGGTGAACGGCTCCGGCTGCCCGCAGGGCACCGCCGCGGTCGCGGTGTCGCCGGACAACACGGCCTTCACCGTCACCTACAGTGAATACCTCGCCCAGGTGGGCGGCACCTCCGGGCCCACCGCGTTCCGCAAGAACTGCCAGCTCAACCTGATCGTCCACGTGCCGCAGGGCTTCACGTACGCCATCGCCAGCGCCGACTACCGCGGCTTCGCGTCGCTGCAGCCCGGCGCCAGCAGCACCGAGAAGGCCTCGTACTACTTCCAGGGCTCCTCGAGCACGGCGGCCATCACGCACCCCTTCGGTGGTCCGTACGACGACAACTGGCAGGCCACCGACGTCACGGACTGGGCCCAACTGGTCTGGGCCCCCTGTGGTGTTCAGCGGAACTTCAACATCAACACCGAGTTGCGCGTCAACGCGGGCACGTCCGCGCCGGGCAGCACCAGCTTCATGACCATGGACTCGACGGACGGCGACATCAGCACCATCTACCACCTGGCCTGGAAGGAGTGCCCCGGATCATGA
- a CDS encoding flotillin family protein, which yields MFGYRVPAPDEAMLISGGRRGLGGAPFRVVTGHGKFVLPVFRKTRFLTLSMCEAEVTETCVTKQGIALHVRAVIAFKVGNDHESIINAGQRFLSDQDQMSVLTGRIFAGHLRAIIGSMTVEEIVTERQKLAAEVLDTSKIEMAKIGLIVDSLQIQSIDDGDTGYIEAMSAPHKAAIQRQAQIAQAQATQASVEAEQVAARNQAEYARQTAIVRAEYSAEVDRAQAQAAQAGPLAQAHAQQEVLAAQTELAQKAAQLRQQQLVAEIVKPAEAEAERIKVLAIADAERMKIQAEAAASHDRVALDRMLIDQLPLIVKEAAGGLAGANVNVLNGADGLGEIAAGLVAQGLTILDSVRQNLNGNNSDGRSEKTEALLELPGYLRTPEKGADGNEPQDGSSSKG from the coding sequence ATGTTCGGTTACCGCGTTCCCGCACCCGACGAGGCGATGCTGATCTCGGGCGGCAGGCGGGGACTGGGGGGCGCGCCGTTCCGCGTGGTGACGGGTCACGGCAAATTCGTGCTCCCGGTTTTTCGCAAGACCCGTTTCCTCACCCTTTCGATGTGTGAGGCGGAGGTCACCGAGACCTGTGTGACCAAGCAGGGAATCGCGCTGCACGTCCGCGCCGTGATCGCGTTCAAGGTCGGCAACGACCACGAGAGCATCATCAACGCGGGTCAGCGGTTCCTGTCCGACCAGGACCAGATGTCGGTGCTGACCGGCCGGATCTTCGCCGGTCATCTGCGCGCCATCATCGGCTCGATGACGGTCGAGGAGATCGTCACCGAACGGCAGAAGCTCGCCGCGGAGGTCCTGGACACGTCGAAGATCGAGATGGCCAAGATCGGTCTGATCGTGGACTCGCTGCAGATCCAGTCGATCGACGACGGCGACACCGGTTACATCGAGGCCATGTCCGCACCGCACAAGGCCGCCATCCAGCGCCAGGCGCAGATCGCGCAGGCCCAGGCCACCCAGGCCTCGGTCGAGGCCGAGCAGGTGGCCGCGCGGAACCAGGCCGAGTACGCCCGGCAGACCGCGATAGTGAGGGCGGAGTACTCGGCCGAGGTGGACCGCGCGCAGGCCCAGGCGGCCCAGGCCGGACCGCTGGCGCAGGCCCACGCACAGCAGGAGGTGCTCGCGGCACAGACCGAACTGGCCCAGAAGGCGGCCCAGTTGCGCCAGCAGCAGCTGGTGGCCGAGATCGTGAAGCCCGCCGAGGCGGAGGCCGAGCGGATCAAGGTGCTCGCCATCGCCGACGCGGAGCGCATGAAGATCCAGGCCGAGGCGGCGGCTTCGCACGACCGGGTGGCGCTGGACCGGATGCTGATCGACCAGCTGCCGCTGATCGTGAAGGAGGCCGCGGGCGGTCTCGCGGGTGCCAACGTCAACGTCCTGAACGGCGCGGACGGTCTCGGTGAGATCGCCGCAGGCCTGGTCGCCCAGGGCCTGACGATCCTGGACTCGGTCCGTCAGAACCTGAACGGCAACAACTCCGACGGCCGCTCGGAGAAGACGGAGGCACTGCTGGAGCTGCCGGGGTACCTGCGGACGCCGGAAAAGGGCGCCGACGGGAACGAGCCGCAGGACGGCTCGTCTTCGAAGGGCTGA